In Primulina eburnea isolate SZY01 chromosome 14, ASM2296580v1, whole genome shotgun sequence, the following proteins share a genomic window:
- the LOC140813166 gene encoding serine/threonine/tyrosine-protein kinase HT1-like isoform X2, with product MDEEANSWIRRTKFSHTVYHRLNASRLSSAPFNVQPIRISGHVKSTLVEPAAVNPKLEPNAIQIQQHPNINKPRVVSPHPETKLSDSFREARSNQNRFSTPHPRRKENETGLGNLFRKDSRETKVPALNSARNHSPLRHFTSMKFHDKSKSRKESAWTKYFDHGGGRVTSVDAADEHMIDLSKLFLGLKFAHGAHSQLYHGIYMDEPVAVKIIRVPDDDENGFLGARLEKQFNRELVGACRKPLVFCVVTEYLTEGSLRAYLHKLEHKSLPLQKLISMALDIARGMEYIHSHGVIHRDLKPENILINKDFQLKVADFGIACEEVYCDLLADDPGSYRWMAPEMIKRKHYGQKVDVYGFGLILWEFVAGTVPYEDMTPIQAAFAVVNKNLRPTIPLGCPPTMKALIELCWSLQPDKRPEFWQIVKVLEKLEYSFARDGTLNLVQNPTCQDHKKGLVHWIQKLSPTHHTTSPMLKPKFF from the exons ATGGATGAAGAAGCTAATTCTTGGATAAGAAGAACTAAATTCTCTCACACTGTATATCACCGTTTGAATGCTTCGAGATTGAGCTCGGCTCCGTTTAATGTTCAGCCCATTCGAATATCTGGCCATGTCAAATCAACATTAGTAGAACCAGCTGCGGTGAATCCCAAACTAGAACCAAATGCCATCCAAATTCAGCAACATCCTAACATAAATAAGCCGAGGGTTGTATCACCTCACCCAGAAACTAAGCTTTCTGATTCTTTCAGGGAAGCCAGGTCTAATCAGAATAGATTCTCGACTCCACATCCACGAAGGAAAGAAAACGAGACTGGACTTGGTAATTTGTTCCGTAAAGATTCTCGTGAAACCAAGGTTCCTGCTCTGAATTCTGCAAGAAACCATAGTCCTCTTAGGCATTTCACTTCGATGAAGTTTCACGACAAGTCTAAGAGCCGTAAGGAGTCAGCATGGACAAAGTATTTTGATCATGGTGGGGGAAGGGTCACCTCTGTAGATGCTGCAGATGAGCATATGATTGATCTTTCGAAGTTATTTTTAGGGTTAAAATTTGCTCATGGTGCCCACAGTCAGCTTTACCATGGGATTTACATGGATGAGCCTGTGGCAGTGAAAATTATCAGAGTGCCAGATGATGACGAAAATGGATTTCTAGGTGCTCGGTTAGAGAAGCAGTTCAATAGAGAG CTTGTAGGGGCATGCCGAAAACCTCTGGTCTTTTGCGTTGTGACGGAATATTTGACCGAGGGATCTTTGAGAGCATACTTGCACAAGCTTGAGCATAAATCTCTTCCTTTACAAAAGTTAATCTCTATGGCTTTGGACATTGCACGAGGAATGGAGTATATTCATTCACATGGTGTGATTCACAGGGATCTCAAaccagaaaatattttaattaacaaAGATTTCCAACTCAAAGTAGCTGATTTTGGCATAGCTTGTGAGGAGGTGTACTGTGATCTTCTGGCAGATGACCCTGGTTCATACCGATGGATGGCTCCGGAAATGATCAAAAGGAAGCACTATGGACAGAAAGTCGACGTGTATGGCTTTGGACTCATTTTATGGGAATTTGTGGCTGGAACTGTCCCCTATGAAGATATGACTCCTATACAAGCTGCTTTTGCTGTGGTGAACAAG AATTTGAGGCCTACTATACCTTTGGGCTGCCCACCTACCATGAAAGCTTTGATCGAACTATGTTGGTCTTTGCAACCAGACAAGAGGCCTGAGTTTTGGCAGATTGTGAAGGTACTAGAGAAGTTGGAGTATTCATTTGCTCGTGATGGAACCCTCAATCTGGTACAGAACCCAACATGTCAAGATCATAAGAAGGGACTGGTTCATTGGATTCAAAAACTCAGTCCTACTCATCATACTACTTCACCCATGCTTAAACCAAAATTTTTTTGA
- the LOC140813164 gene encoding L-type lectin-domain containing receptor kinase VII.1-like → MEKQEKQLLLLFIATILCMRSVSAIDFLYNGFDSSDVSLFGDATIKSRILSLTNDTENSIGRALYPKKIPAKQPNSSIVLPFSTSFIFSMAPYRHRLPGHGIVFLFVPFEGIEGAVSSQNLGFLNFTNQVPSTHVFGVEFDVFKNQEFDDINDNHVGINVNSLESLAAYEAGYWSGENSFKKLKLNDGKVYQVWIDFAESLVNVTMAPVGMKKPNQPLLNVSLDLSQVLEDEMYVGFTSSTGTLIQGHNILAWSFSNLNSSLSEGLITWGLPSFELPKTPIYKTKGFFAGLTVGLLLFVFTACLFAFLWIRRNRRLRREREEMEDWELEYWPHRLTYQDVDSATKSFSDGNVIGLGGNGKVYKGKLPGGAEIAVKRISHETSEGLRGFLAEISSLGRLKHRNLVGLRGWCKKEKGSLILVYDYMENGSLDKWVFECDETIMLSFEDRIRILKQVASGVLYLHDGWESKVLHRDIKASNVLLDKDMNARLGDFGLARMHDHDKVAGTTRVVGTVGYMAPETVKSGRTSTQTDVFGYGVLILEVICGRRPIEGSKTPLVDWVWELFRRGELMNSADTRLRDRGGLNEEEVDRVLHLGLLCVHPEPNARPTMRQIVKFFEGKTEVDEPENEDMDIHLLDQMKTKDIWSMYHQMFEYGSGSHPTFEEIRQGLSSSLSSWSSIQVQGR, encoded by the coding sequence ATGGAGAAACAAGAAAAGCAGCTTCTTCTATTATTTATTGCAACAATTCTTTGCATGCGTTCAGTTTCAGCCATCGATTTTCTGTATAATGGGTTCGATTCCTCCGATGTGTCACTCTTTGGCGACGCCACAATCAAATCTCGGATTCTTTCGCTTACAAACGACACAGAGAACTCCATTGGTCGAGCACTGTACCCAAAGAAGATTCCCGCTAAACAACCCAATTCATCGATTGTTCTTCCCTTCTCAACTTCTTTTATTTTCTCCATGGCGCCGTACCGACACAGACTCCCTGGACACGGCATCGTGTTCTTGTTTGTGCCGTTTGAAGGAATAGAAGGTGCTGTTTCGTCACAAAATCTGGGTTTTTTGAATTTCACAAATCAAGTCCCCAGCACTCATGTATTCGGAGTTGAGTTTGATGTTTTCAAGAATCAGGAGTTTGATGATATTAATGATAACCATGTTGGTATTAATGTGAATTCCCTCGAATCCCTAGCAGCTTATGAAGCTGGCTATTGGTCTGGCGAGAATTCATTCAAGAAACTGAAGCTTAACGATGGAAAAGTTTACCAAGTTTGGATCGATTTTGCTGAAAGTCTCGTTAATGTTACTATGGCGCCTGTGGGGATGAAAAAGCCTAATCAACCTTTGCTGAATGTTTCACTTGATCTTTCTCAGGTTCTCGAGGATGAAATGTATGTTGGTTTCACATCATCTACAGGAACTTTGATTCAAGGTCACAATATTTTGGCTTGGAGTTTCAGTAACTTGAATTCTTCGCTGAGTGAGGGGTTAATCACATGGGGTTTGCCATCTTTCGAGCTTCCAAAGACTCCAATTTATAAAACCAAAGGATTTTTTGCAGGGTTGACAGTGGGACTTTTGTTGTTTGTGTTCACGGCTTGTTTATTTGCTTTTTTGTGGATCAGAAGGAATAGGAGATTAAGAAGGGAAAGAGAGGAAATGGAAGATTGGGAGTTGGAATATTGGCCACATAGACTAACTTATCAAGATGTTGATTCGGCAACGAAGAGCTTTTCAGATGGAAATGTAATTGGACTAGGCGGAAATGGGAAAGTCTACAAAGGGAAATTGCCTGGAGGAGCAGAGATTGCAGTGAAGCGCATTTCTCATGAAACCAGCGAGGGGCTTAGGGGATTCTTGGCGGAAATTTCGAGCCTCGGAAGATTAAAACACCGAAATTTAGTGGGGTTAAGAGGTTGGTGCAAGAAAGAAAAAGGAAGCCTGATTTTGGTGTATGATTACATGGAAAATGGAAGTCTCGACAAATGGGTGTTTGAATGTGATGAGACCATAATGTTAAGTTTTGAAGATAGAATTCGAATTCTAAAGCAAGTTGCTTCCGGTGTTCTTTATTTGCACGACGGTTGGGAATCTAAAGTCTTGCACAGGGACATCAAGGCCAGCAATGTGTTACTCGATAAAGACATGAATGCAAGACTAGGAGATTTTGGGTTAGCTCGGATGCATGATCATGATAAGGTGGCTGGCACAACACGTGTGGTGGGAACGGTTGGGTATATGGCACCAGAGACTGTGAAGAGTGGTCGAACATCGACTCAAACGGACGTATTTGGATACGGAGTCTTGATTTTGGAAGTCATTTGTGGGAGAAGACCGATAGAAGGAAGCAAGACACCACTGGTGGATTGGGTGTGGGAACTCTTCAGAAGAGGAGAATTGATGAATTCGGCTGACACACGATTAAGGGACAGAGGAGGGCTCAATGAAGAGGAAGTTGACAGAGTGCTTCATTTAGGTTTGTTGTGCGTGCACCCCGAACCAAATGCTAGGCCAACAATGAGACAAATAGTGAAATTTTTTGAAGGGAAGACTGAGGTCGATGAACCTGAGAATGAGGATATGGACATACATCTCCTAGACCAGATGAAAACTAAAGATATCTGGTCTATGTATCATCAGATGTTTGAGTATGGTTCGGGGTCACACCCAACATTTGAAGAGATTAGACAGGGATTGTCTTCTTCATTGTCATCTTGGTCTAGTATTCAAGTACAAGGTAGGTGA
- the LOC140813170 gene encoding uncharacterized protein, with amino-acid sequence MARIPVKHRILMGGSSSEIESPGDPVAIDFSDTVFEFLSQESEGSSLASSIDHEEEEDEEGENRNETGNGNAEDNDCFFETQHRLLQGIICRTSSLETKVRHIAREAVKEAQLSGNMCACDRALQIGCRRCLMEVVCRSLHNAGYNSAICKSKWRSSPDIPSGEHTFLDVLDNSNPKKEVRVIIELNFRVEFEMARANEEYKKLIKRLPEMFVGKIERLLGLLKILCAAAKKCMKEKKIHMGPWRKHRYMQAKWLRTCERTAFSPPLSSGFSGHLAPPTVSILSADMINNFTNLHRSVVKVG; translated from the exons ATGGCTAGGATTCCCGTAAAGCACCGGATTCTGATGGGTGGCAGCAGCTCAGAGATCGAGTCTCCCGGTGACCCGGTTGCGATTGATTTTTCCGATACAGTTTTCGAGTTCTTGAGCCAAGAATCCGAGGGGTCGTCGTTGGCGAGCAGTATCGATCATGAAGAGGAGGAGGATGAAGAGGGAGAGAATCGAAATGAAACCGGTAATGGTAATGCTGAAGATAATGATTGTTTCTTTGAGACCCAACATCGATTGTTACAA GGTATAATTTGCCGAACAAGTTCTTTAGAAACTAAAGTCCGACATATTGCCAGGGAAGCAGTAAAAGAAGCGCAACTGTCAGGAAATATGTGTGCCTGCGACAGAGCGCTCCAAATTGGTTGCCGGAGATGTCTGATGGAGGTGGTGTGCCGCAGCCTCCATAATGCTGGTTATAACAGTGCGATTTGCAAGTCCAAGTGGAGAAGCTCACCTGATATTCCATCAG GGGAACACACGTTCTTGGATGTATTGGACAACTCAAATCCAAAAAAAGAAGTGAGAGTGATCATTGAGCTGAATTTCCGGGTTGAGTTCGAGATGGCCCGAGCAAACGAAGAGTATAAAAAGCTTATCAAGAGGCTACCCGAAATGTTTGTTGGGAAAATCGAGAGGCTACTGGGATTGCTAAAGATTTTGTGCGCTGCTGCTAAGAAGTGCATGAAGGAGAAAAAAATCCATATGGGTCCGTGGAGAAAGCATCGTTACATGCAAGCCAAGTGGCTTAGAACTTGCGAGAGAACGGCGTTTTCTCCACCTTTGTCGTCGGGGTTTTCAGGCCATCTGGCCCCACCGACGGTATCCATACTCAGCGCAGATATGATTAACAACTTTACGAATTTGCATAGGTCCGTGGTTAAAGTGGGGTGA
- the LOC140813166 gene encoding serine/threonine/tyrosine-protein kinase HT1-like isoform X1 translates to MDEEANSWIRRTKFSHTVYHRLNASRLSSAPFNVQPIRISGHVKSTLVEPAAVNPKLEPNAIQIQQHPNINKPRVVSPHPETKLSDSFREARSNQNRFSTPHPRRKENETGLGNLFRKDSRETKVPALNSARNHSPLRHFTSMKFHDKSKSRKESAWTKYFDHGGGRVTSVDAADEHMIDLSKLFLGLKFAHGAHSQLYHGIYMDEPVAVKIIRVPDDDENGFLGARLEKQFNREVTLLSRLHHQNVLKLVGACRKPLVFCVVTEYLTEGSLRAYLHKLEHKSLPLQKLISMALDIARGMEYIHSHGVIHRDLKPENILINKDFQLKVADFGIACEEVYCDLLADDPGSYRWMAPEMIKRKHYGQKVDVYGFGLILWEFVAGTVPYEDMTPIQAAFAVVNKNLRPTIPLGCPPTMKALIELCWSLQPDKRPEFWQIVKVLEKLEYSFARDGTLNLVQNPTCQDHKKGLVHWIQKLSPTHHTTSPMLKPKFF, encoded by the exons ATGGATGAAGAAGCTAATTCTTGGATAAGAAGAACTAAATTCTCTCACACTGTATATCACCGTTTGAATGCTTCGAGATTGAGCTCGGCTCCGTTTAATGTTCAGCCCATTCGAATATCTGGCCATGTCAAATCAACATTAGTAGAACCAGCTGCGGTGAATCCCAAACTAGAACCAAATGCCATCCAAATTCAGCAACATCCTAACATAAATAAGCCGAGGGTTGTATCACCTCACCCAGAAACTAAGCTTTCTGATTCTTTCAGGGAAGCCAGGTCTAATCAGAATAGATTCTCGACTCCACATCCACGAAGGAAAGAAAACGAGACTGGACTTGGTAATTTGTTCCGTAAAGATTCTCGTGAAACCAAGGTTCCTGCTCTGAATTCTGCAAGAAACCATAGTCCTCTTAGGCATTTCACTTCGATGAAGTTTCACGACAAGTCTAAGAGCCGTAAGGAGTCAGCATGGACAAAGTATTTTGATCATGGTGGGGGAAGGGTCACCTCTGTAGATGCTGCAGATGAGCATATGATTGATCTTTCGAAGTTATTTTTAGGGTTAAAATTTGCTCATGGTGCCCACAGTCAGCTTTACCATGGGATTTACATGGATGAGCCTGTGGCAGTGAAAATTATCAGAGTGCCAGATGATGACGAAAATGGATTTCTAGGTGCTCGGTTAGAGAAGCAGTTCAATAGAGAGGTCACTCTCTTGTCTCGTCTCCACCATCAAAATGTTCTCAAG CTTGTAGGGGCATGCCGAAAACCTCTGGTCTTTTGCGTTGTGACGGAATATTTGACCGAGGGATCTTTGAGAGCATACTTGCACAAGCTTGAGCATAAATCTCTTCCTTTACAAAAGTTAATCTCTATGGCTTTGGACATTGCACGAGGAATGGAGTATATTCATTCACATGGTGTGATTCACAGGGATCTCAAaccagaaaatattttaattaacaaAGATTTCCAACTCAAAGTAGCTGATTTTGGCATAGCTTGTGAGGAGGTGTACTGTGATCTTCTGGCAGATGACCCTGGTTCATACCGATGGATGGCTCCGGAAATGATCAAAAGGAAGCACTATGGACAGAAAGTCGACGTGTATGGCTTTGGACTCATTTTATGGGAATTTGTGGCTGGAACTGTCCCCTATGAAGATATGACTCCTATACAAGCTGCTTTTGCTGTGGTGAACAAG AATTTGAGGCCTACTATACCTTTGGGCTGCCCACCTACCATGAAAGCTTTGATCGAACTATGTTGGTCTTTGCAACCAGACAAGAGGCCTGAGTTTTGGCAGATTGTGAAGGTACTAGAGAAGTTGGAGTATTCATTTGCTCGTGATGGAACCCTCAATCTGGTACAGAACCCAACATGTCAAGATCATAAGAAGGGACTGGTTCATTGGATTCAAAAACTCAGTCCTACTCATCATACTACTTCACCCATGCTTAAACCAAAATTTTTTTGA
- the LOC140813165 gene encoding probable hexosyltransferase MUCI70, with product MTTGSLGLRSSGSYGSLQQTQNNSVSLPIQTTPPVSSRKPPKMLKEKEKLFHWIYKFAPRNKVGMLLLSLVSAAVFIWVLYVGKGEDAQLTIIPNSSIEFGPISKQKEKDGVDGILSPQIEEVQVIANATLQPLSLPPTPVPPHVFFTGYKLPPGNPCEHFTLPPPPADKKRIGPRPCPVCYLPMEDAIARIPNASSFSPILKNLTYVHEERLVKSEFGGSEFGGYPSLRQRNDSFDIKESMKVHCGFVKGAKPGQHTGYDIDDSDLLEMETCQGIVVASAIFGNFDVIRQPKNISDYSKDNVCFHMFVDEETEVFLRNSSDIGSNKKVGQWRIIVVQNLPYTDPRRNGKIPKLLLHRLFPKTRYSLWVDAKLELVVDPVQILERFLWRKNASFAISRHYKRFDVFVEAEANKAAGKYDNTSLDFQIEFYKKEGLTPYSVDKLPITSDVPEGCVIIREHIPISNLFTCLWFNEVDRFTSRDQLSFSTVRDKIWSKTNYTVNMFLDCERRNFVVQGYHRDLLEHWAPPPPLEAIVHVPPPPSITKENLNQTSPDSLSSPFKIISTKRGFKKSKRNRKIIAHRKDMGNYSNFG from the exons ATGACTACAGGGTCATTGGGTCTTCGATCTTCGGGAAGTTATGGATCTCTGCAGCAAACTCAGAACAATTCTGTATCATTGCCAATCCAAACTACACCACCAGTTTCATCGAGAAAACCTCCCAAGATGCTTAAGGAGAAGGAAAAGTTGTTCCACTGGATCTATAAATTCGCCCCTCGAAACAAGGTTGGAATGCTGCTTTTATCTCTGGTTTCCGCAGCAGTTTTCATCTGGGTGTTGTATGTTGGCAAAG GTGAAGATGCTCAATTAACCATTATTCCAAATTCAAGTATTGAATTTGGGCCAATCTCAAAGCAGAAGGAAAAGGATGGTGTTGATGGAATTCTCTCTCCTCAAATTGAAGAGGTGCAAGTAATTGCAAATGCAACTCTTCAACCTCTTTCTCTGCCTCCAACTCCAGTTCCTCCTCATGTTTTTTTTACTGGATACAAACTCCCTCCTGGGAATCCGTGTGAGCATTTTACATTGCCTCCACCACCAGCTGATAAGAAAAGAATCGGACCACGTC CATGTCCAGTATGTTACCTACCAATGGAAGATGCTATTGCTCGAATTCCAAATGCATCATCATTTTCCCCCATTCTTAAAAATCTTACATATGTTCATGAAGAAAGATTAGTTAAATCTGAATTTGGCGGTTCAGAATTTGGTGGTTACCCTTCATTAAGACAGAGGAACGATTCGTTTGATATTAAAGAGTCCATGAAAGTGCACTGTGG GTTTGTAAAAGGAGCAAAACCAGGCCAACACACAGGTTATGATATTGATGATTCTGACCTTCTTGAGATGGAAACTTGTCAAGGAATTGTTGTCGCATCGGCAATATTTG GGAACTTTGATGTAATACGTCAGCCGAAGAATATTAGTGATTATTCAAAAGACAATGTCTGCTTCCATATGTTCGTGGATGAAGAAACAGAAGTTTTTCTCAGGAATTCGAGTGATATTGGAAGTAATAAGAAAGTTGGGCAGTGGAGAATCATAGTCGTTCAAAACCTACCTTACACTGATCCAAGACGAAATGGAAAG ATTCCAAAACTTCTACTCCATCGGCTTTTCCCGAAAACCCGGTACTCGTTGTGGGTTGATGCAAAACTTGAGCTGGTTGTGGATCCAGTTCAAATTCTGGAAAG GTTTTTGTGGAGAAAAAATGCAAGTTTTGCTATATCAAGGCATTACAAGCGCTTCGATGTGTTTGTAGAAGCGGAAGCTAATAAGGCCGCTGGGAAGTATGACAATACTTCTTTGGATTTCCAAATTGAATTTTATAAAAAGGAGGGTTTAACACCATATTCTGTAGATAAATTACCCATCACCAGCG ATGTTCCAGAAGGATGTGTTATAATAAGGGAGCACATTCCTATCTCCAATCTCTTTACTTGTCTTTGGTTCAACGAAGTCGACCGCTTTACTTCCAGAGATCAATTAAGTTTTTCCACCGTAAGAGACAAGATTTGGTCAAAAACTAATTACACTGTCAATATGTTCTTGGATTGTGAAAGACGCAACTTTGTCGTTCAG GGGTACCATAGAGACTTGCTTGAGCATTGGGCTCCTCCGCCGCCCCTCGAAGCCATAGTTCATGTTCCTCCTCCGCCATCAATAacgaaagaaaatttaaaccaAACTTCGCCCGACAGTTTAAGTAGTCCATTTAAGATAATTTCCACGAAGCGAGGCTTCAAGAAATCCAAGCGTAACCGGAAAATCATTGCTCATCGTAAAGATATGGGTAACTATTCAAATTTTGGGTAG
- the LOC140813171 gene encoding probable 2-carboxy-D-arabinitol-1-phosphatase — protein sequence MIGCAAEMAVMLSPFLPTAAVYGSRKPPNLLAYSGQRDRVICSSSRPEQSTATEVSGNNSSLTGGAYDFQRATTSLSEKLLASSKKVTIVRHGLSSWNKESRVQGSSNLSVLTEAGAAQAERCRNALAEMHFDKCFSSPISRAKSTAEILWQGRDQPLVYLDTLKEAHLYFLEGMKNVDARKKYPKEYTAWREDPSNFCVDGVYPIRQLWQTAHEAWLEILFTPGESFLVVTHKSILRALICTALGLGPERFRAIDVNNGGLCVFSFNIYGEAMLQALNMTAHMYTDHIYHY from the exons ATGATAGGTTGCGCTGCGGAAATGGCTGTTATGCTCTCTCCATTCTTGCCAACGGCCGCAGTCTATGGTTCAAGAAAACCTCCCAACCTTCTGGCATACTCCGGCCAACGTGATCGCGTTATATGCTCATCTTCGAGACCAGAACAGTCCACTGCAACTG AAGTATCTGGAAACAACAGCTCTTTGACTGGTGGTGCGTATGATTTTCAAAGAGCCACAACTTCACTTTCTGAAAAATTGTTGGCTTCATCAAAGAAGGTGACGATTGTACGACATGGTCTTAGCTCGTGGAATAAAGAAAGTAGAGTTCAG GGCAGCTCAAACCTGTCAGTCCTAACCGAGGCCGGGGCAGCACAAGCCGAAAGGTGCAGAAACGCCTTGGCCGAGATGCACTTTGACAAGTGTTTTTCGAGTCCTATATCTCGTGCCAAG TCTACTGCCGAAATCTTGTGGCAAGGGAGGGATCAACCTCTGGTTTATCTTGACACGCTCAAGGAGGCTCACTTATATTTTCTTGAAGGCATGAAAAATG TGGATGCCCGGAAGAAATATCCCAAAGAGTACACAGCATGGAGAGAGGATCCTTCAAATTTTTGTGTTGATGGCGTGTACCCTATTCGACAATTGTGGCAGACAGCTCATGAAGCTTGGTTAGAAATCTTGTTCACCCCA GGAGAAAGTTTCTTGGTTGTGACTCATAAGTCGATTTTGAGGGCATTGATCTGCACGGCTCTTGGACTGGGGCCAGAGAG GTTTCGTGCAATCGACGTAAACAATGGCGGGTTGTGCGTCTTTAGCTTTAATATATACGGGGAAGCAATGCTCCAAGCCTTGAATATGACAGCCCATATGTACACTGATCACATTTACCATTACTGA